From Salvia splendens isolate huo1 chromosome 16, SspV2, whole genome shotgun sequence, a single genomic window includes:
- the LOC121770137 gene encoding uncharacterized protein LOC121770137 → MTNNIYSEKEISQDLYNQLKIMETEEDSKLREFQNTENSDEEEDEFDQEEEEFSFASVGEDAAAISAEHAFSDGQIKAVFPLFDQSLLLSGDGNLPENLPMRPPLKKVFVETRSDADHQIAGPYCEWSSRKAVEAAPESCNKSNSTGFSKIWRLKEITCRSNSDGRDAFVFLNGNHTPPPSTAAPAEKAAPPPETAKKSGKEKKKKAVAVSPHEAYLRSKAKDEERQRRSYLPYRPELMGFFTNVNGGLTRNVHPF, encoded by the coding sequence ATGACGAACAATATCTACTCGGAGAAGGAAATCAGCCAAGATTTGTACAATCAATTGAAAATTATGGAAACCGAAGAGGATTCGAAGCTCCGTGAATTTCAAAATACGGAGAATTCCGATGAGGAAGAAGACGAATTCGACCAAGAAGAAGAGGAATTTTCGTTCGCCAGCGTAGGGGAAGACGCGGCCGCGATCTCGGCGGAGCATGCCTTCAGCGACGGCCAGATCAAGGCGGTTTTCCCCTTGTTTGATCAGAGCTTGCTACtctccggcgacggcaacttgCCGGAAAATCTTCCGATGCGGCCGCCGCTGAAGAAGGTCTTCGTCGAGACAAGATCCGACGCCGATCACCAGATCGCCGGTCCTTACTGCGAGTGGTCCAGCCGGAAGGCGGTGGAGGCGGCGCCGGAGAGCTGCAATAAGAGCAATTCCACCGGTTTTTCCAAAATATGGCGGCTCAAGGAGATCACGTGCCGCTCGAATAGCGACGGAAGAGACGCCTTTGTTTTCCTCAACGGAAATCACACGCCGCCTCCGTCGACGGCGGCGCCGGCAGAGAAGGCGGCGCCACCGCCGGAGACGGCGAAGAAGAGCgggaaggagaagaagaagaaggcggtggcggtgtcGCCACACGAGGCGTATTTGAGGAGTAAGGCGAAGGACGAGGAGCGGCAGCGGCGGTCGTATTTGCCGTACCGGCCGGAGTTGATGGGGTTTTTTACGAATGTTAACGGCGGATTAACGAGAAATGTTCATCCGTTTTGA